A genome region from Clupea harengus chromosome 7, Ch_v2.0.2, whole genome shotgun sequence includes the following:
- the abcb9 gene encoding ATP-binding cassette sub-family B member 9 isoform X2: protein MRAAIVLSCNLFFIVTDTVITTVLYVQGSQLHIFADELARFDIFHSALDLWGTLLVRVVLLLGASLGVLRNRVDGPRRVSKLSTLTTLVCLTILTYALTKLLIFSEQGALMADPWILSLVSWSCVSAIGTMYLWGVLAKTSNAVSDGSSDDETKRLVSPLGDSSSEMEDEEKKTLRGKCKGTNGADSRATVGRLLSYCRKDSLLLAVAFFFLVLSAVCEAFIPYYTGQAIDGIVIDKSMEHFTKPLITLASLAFVSSIAIGVRGGVFSITFARLNIRIRNLLFRSLMRQEIGFFDSNHTGDIISRLTSDTTQKLTKEVQTSLAQANKVAEETVSAMRTVRSFANEEQEAASYYSKLMDMFQLNKKQAVAYSCFMWSSCISELALQVVILYYGGHLVLTGQMSGGTLISFVIYELELGECLESIAAVYTGLMQGVGAAEKVFEYIDRKPDSTSGGSDAPDTFKGEVEFINVSFNYPTRPDTEILKNVSFTIQPGEVTALVGPSGSGKSSCVGLLENFYAPKEGQVLLDGRPVQAYEHTYLHSKVALVGQEPVLFARSVQENITYGLKDIAMDLVVEAATKANAHGFIGGLSQGYETGVGEKGAQLSGGQKQRVAIARALIRKPCVLILDEATSALDAESEHIVQQALNDIMQEHTVLVIAHRLSTVERANNIIVIDQGCVVDQGTHTELMSRRGLYFKLVQRQVLGIETGSEVLNPPKNSQWMAMNGKAESEEESSDSDCDAKF from the exons ATGCGAGCTGCTATTGTGCTGAGTTGTAACCTCTTTTTTATTGTCACTGATACTGTCATCACAACAGTTCTATATGTCCAAGGCTCTCAGCTTCATATATTTGCAGATGAACTGGCTAGGTTTGACATATTCCATTCAGCCCTGGACCTATGGGGAACTCTGTTGGTCCGGGTTGTTTTGCTGCTTGGGGCCTCTTTAGGTGTCCTCAGGAACCGAGTAGATGGCCCTCGTAGGGTCTCGAAACTGAGCACTCTGACCACCCTCGTCTGCCTCACCATCCTGACCTACGCCCTGACCAAGCTTCTGATCTTCTCAGAGCAGGGAGCCCTTATGGCCGACCCTTGGATTTTGAGCTTGGTCTCTTGGAGCTGTGTGTCGGCAATAGGTACTATGTACCTCTGGGGCGTCCTGGCGAAGACCTCTAACGCTGTGAGTGATGGTAGCAGTGACGACGAGACAAAGAGGCTGGTGAGCCCACTGGGTGATAGCAGCTCTgagatggaggatgaggagaagaaaACGTTAAGAGGGAAGTGCAAAGGGACCAATGGCGCAGACTCCCGCGCTACAGTGGGGCGCCTGCTCTCTTACTGCAGGAAGGATTCCCTGCTGCTGGCTGTTGCCTTCTTCTTTCTTGTGCTCTctgctgttt GTGAGGCTTTTATACCCTATTACACTGGCCAGGCCATTGATGGGATTGTTATTGACAAGAGCATGGAACACTTCACAAAGCCCTTGATTACACTAGCATCACTGGCTTTTGTCAG TTCTATAGCCATCGGTGTCCGAGGAGGAGTCTTCTCCATAACTTTTGCCAGATTGAACATTAGAATACGGAACCTTTTGTTTAGATCACTCATGCGTCAAGAAATTGGGTTCTTCGACTCAAACCATACAG GTGATATCATCTCACGTCTGACATCCGACACGACACAG AAACTGACCAAGGAGGTGCAAACATCCCTGGCTCAGGCCAACAAGGTGGCAGAGGAGACTGTGTCAGCCATGAGAACCGTCCGCAGTTTTGCCAACGAAGAGCAAGAGGCTGCCTCATACTACAGCAAGCTGATGGACATGTTCCAACTCAACAAGAAACAAGCAGTGGCCTACTCCTGTTTCATGTGGTCCAGCTGT ATATCAGAACTGGCGTTACAGGTGGTCATTCTCTATTACGGGGGTCACCTTGTTCTAACAGGACAAATGAGTGGAGGGACTCTCATCTCTTTTGTCATCTATGAGCTGGAATTGGGAGAGTGCTTGGAG agtATAGCAGCCGTCTACACAGGACTGATGCAAGGAGTTGGGGCAGCTGAGAAGGTGTTTGAGTATATTGATAGGAAACCTGACAGCACCTCTGGTGGCAGTGACGCCCCAGACACTTTTAAAGGAGAAGTGGAGTTCATAAACGTGTCCTTTAACTACCCAACGCGACCCGACACAGAGATACTCAAG AATGTTTCCTTCACTATTCAACCTGGAGAGGTGACTGCGCTTGTGGGTCCATCTGGGAGTGGAAAAAGCTCTTGTGTGGGTCTCCTGGAGAATTTCTATGCTCCTAAAGAGGGCCAAGTGCTGCTGGATGGCCGTCCAGTGCAGGCCTATGAACACACATACCTTCACTCTAAG GTGGCACTTGTGGGACAGGAACCAGTACTGTTTGCCCGGTCAGTTCAGGAGAACATTACTTATGGCCTGAAAGACATTGCCATGGATCTGGTGGTTGAAGCTGCTACTAAGGCCAATGCACATGGTTTTATAGGTGGCCTCTCCCAGGGTTATGAAACAG gagtgggagagaaaggagcCCAGCTGTCAGGGGGACAGAAGCAGCGTGTGGCCATTGCCCGGGCTCTTATTCGGAAACCTTGTGTGCTTATACTGGATGAGGCCACTAGTGCCTTAGATGCGGAGAGTGAACATATT GTTCagcaggccctgaatgatatcatgcaagaacacacagtgctAGTGATCGCCCATCGCCTGAGCACTGTGGAGAGGGCGAACAACATCATTGTGATTGACCAAGGCTGTGTAGTGGATCAGGGGACGCATACTGAACTCATGTCCCGGAGAGGACTGTATTTTAAGCTAGTCCAGAGGCAGGTCCTGGGCATAGAAACAGGATCAGAGGTGCTCAATCCTCCCAAGAACTCACAGTGGATGGCCATGAACGGTAAagcagagagtgaagaggaaagcAGTGATTCTGATTGTGATGCAAAGTTTTAA
- the abcb9 gene encoding ATP-binding cassette sub-family B member 9 isoform X1 codes for MRAAIVLSCNLFFIVTDTVITTVLYVQGSQLHIFADELARFDIFHSALDLWGTLLVRVVLLLGASLGVLRNRVDGPRRVSKLSTLTTLVCLTILTYALTKLLIFSEQGALMADPWILSLVSWSCVSAIGTMYLWGVLAKTSNAVSDGSSDDETKRLVSPLGDSSSEMEDEEKKTLRGKCKGTNGADSRATVGRLLSYCRKDSLLLAVAFFFLVLSAVCEAFIPYYTGQAIDGIVIDKSMEHFTKPLITLASLAFVSSIAIGVRGGVFSITFARLNIRIRNLLFRSLMRQEIGFFDSNHTGDIISRLTSDTTQVSDLISQNVNLFLRSFIKAIGFFIFMFSMSWKLTLVTIMGFPYIAVASKVYGEYYKKLTKEVQTSLAQANKVAEETVSAMRTVRSFANEEQEAASYYSKLMDMFQLNKKQAVAYSCFMWSSCISELALQVVILYYGGHLVLTGQMSGGTLISFVIYELELGECLESIAAVYTGLMQGVGAAEKVFEYIDRKPDSTSGGSDAPDTFKGEVEFINVSFNYPTRPDTEILKNVSFTIQPGEVTALVGPSGSGKSSCVGLLENFYAPKEGQVLLDGRPVQAYEHTYLHSKVALVGQEPVLFARSVQENITYGLKDIAMDLVVEAATKANAHGFIGGLSQGYETGVGEKGAQLSGGQKQRVAIARALIRKPCVLILDEATSALDAESEHIVQQALNDIMQEHTVLVIAHRLSTVERANNIIVIDQGCVVDQGTHTELMSRRGLYFKLVQRQVLGIETGSEVLNPPKNSQWMAMNGKAESEEESSDSDCDAKF; via the exons ATGCGAGCTGCTATTGTGCTGAGTTGTAACCTCTTTTTTATTGTCACTGATACTGTCATCACAACAGTTCTATATGTCCAAGGCTCTCAGCTTCATATATTTGCAGATGAACTGGCTAGGTTTGACATATTCCATTCAGCCCTGGACCTATGGGGAACTCTGTTGGTCCGGGTTGTTTTGCTGCTTGGGGCCTCTTTAGGTGTCCTCAGGAACCGAGTAGATGGCCCTCGTAGGGTCTCGAAACTGAGCACTCTGACCACCCTCGTCTGCCTCACCATCCTGACCTACGCCCTGACCAAGCTTCTGATCTTCTCAGAGCAGGGAGCCCTTATGGCCGACCCTTGGATTTTGAGCTTGGTCTCTTGGAGCTGTGTGTCGGCAATAGGTACTATGTACCTCTGGGGCGTCCTGGCGAAGACCTCTAACGCTGTGAGTGATGGTAGCAGTGACGACGAGACAAAGAGGCTGGTGAGCCCACTGGGTGATAGCAGCTCTgagatggaggatgaggagaagaaaACGTTAAGAGGGAAGTGCAAAGGGACCAATGGCGCAGACTCCCGCGCTACAGTGGGGCGCCTGCTCTCTTACTGCAGGAAGGATTCCCTGCTGCTGGCTGTTGCCTTCTTCTTTCTTGTGCTCTctgctgttt GTGAGGCTTTTATACCCTATTACACTGGCCAGGCCATTGATGGGATTGTTATTGACAAGAGCATGGAACACTTCACAAAGCCCTTGATTACACTAGCATCACTGGCTTTTGTCAG TTCTATAGCCATCGGTGTCCGAGGAGGAGTCTTCTCCATAACTTTTGCCAGATTGAACATTAGAATACGGAACCTTTTGTTTAGATCACTCATGCGTCAAGAAATTGGGTTCTTCGACTCAAACCATACAG GTGATATCATCTCACGTCTGACATCCGACACGACACAGGTGAGTGATCTGATCTCGCAGAATGTCAACCTTTTTCTGCGAAGCTTCATCAAGGCCATTGGcttcttcatcttcatgttcTCGATGTCTTGGAAACTGACGTTGGTCACCATCATGGGCTTCCCTTATATTGCTGTTGCATCAAAGGTCTATGGAGAATACTACAAG AAACTGACCAAGGAGGTGCAAACATCCCTGGCTCAGGCCAACAAGGTGGCAGAGGAGACTGTGTCAGCCATGAGAACCGTCCGCAGTTTTGCCAACGAAGAGCAAGAGGCTGCCTCATACTACAGCAAGCTGATGGACATGTTCCAACTCAACAAGAAACAAGCAGTGGCCTACTCCTGTTTCATGTGGTCCAGCTGT ATATCAGAACTGGCGTTACAGGTGGTCATTCTCTATTACGGGGGTCACCTTGTTCTAACAGGACAAATGAGTGGAGGGACTCTCATCTCTTTTGTCATCTATGAGCTGGAATTGGGAGAGTGCTTGGAG agtATAGCAGCCGTCTACACAGGACTGATGCAAGGAGTTGGGGCAGCTGAGAAGGTGTTTGAGTATATTGATAGGAAACCTGACAGCACCTCTGGTGGCAGTGACGCCCCAGACACTTTTAAAGGAGAAGTGGAGTTCATAAACGTGTCCTTTAACTACCCAACGCGACCCGACACAGAGATACTCAAG AATGTTTCCTTCACTATTCAACCTGGAGAGGTGACTGCGCTTGTGGGTCCATCTGGGAGTGGAAAAAGCTCTTGTGTGGGTCTCCTGGAGAATTTCTATGCTCCTAAAGAGGGCCAAGTGCTGCTGGATGGCCGTCCAGTGCAGGCCTATGAACACACATACCTTCACTCTAAG GTGGCACTTGTGGGACAGGAACCAGTACTGTTTGCCCGGTCAGTTCAGGAGAACATTACTTATGGCCTGAAAGACATTGCCATGGATCTGGTGGTTGAAGCTGCTACTAAGGCCAATGCACATGGTTTTATAGGTGGCCTCTCCCAGGGTTATGAAACAG gagtgggagagaaaggagcCCAGCTGTCAGGGGGACAGAAGCAGCGTGTGGCCATTGCCCGGGCTCTTATTCGGAAACCTTGTGTGCTTATACTGGATGAGGCCACTAGTGCCTTAGATGCGGAGAGTGAACATATT GTTCagcaggccctgaatgatatcatgcaagaacacacagtgctAGTGATCGCCCATCGCCTGAGCACTGTGGAGAGGGCGAACAACATCATTGTGATTGACCAAGGCTGTGTAGTGGATCAGGGGACGCATACTGAACTCATGTCCCGGAGAGGACTGTATTTTAAGCTAGTCCAGAGGCAGGTCCTGGGCATAGAAACAGGATCAGAGGTGCTCAATCCTCCCAAGAACTCACAGTGGATGGCCATGAACGGTAAagcagagagtgaagaggaaagcAGTGATTCTGATTGTGATGCAAAGTTTTAA
- the vps37ba gene encoding VPS37B subunit of ESCRT-I a: MSGFGNKLSGYTMTQLNELLEDDVKLNKIVEDMEEVQDVQQSKEMTLAGNRSLAEQNLQLQPQLDFKKNELTKRYRCLEEIYEAYQLRKSTLEHTSGNSSLDILLALLQAEGAKIEEETENMADSFLDGNISLDAFTDEYQSKRKLAHLRRVKIDKLHELVLKGPSLPLPAVPSSRPPELPAKPSPLHKEPNSSNSSSPVPQPRRAPPPPPLRTPPALPATAPQPTLVFSYPAPSYPPIPPRMGQPVPIFNQGYPQQAFAPQYPPALPQRPPPRVAPHPGFIIQ, from the exons ATGTCTGGGTTTGGGAACAAGTTGAGTGGATATACTATGACCCAGTTAAACGAACTACTCGAAGACGATGTCAAACTCAATAAAATTGTTGAAGATATGGAGGAG GTCCAGGATGTCCAGCAGAGCAAGGAGATGACCCTGGCCGGCAATCGCAGCCTGGCCGAGCAGaacctccagctccagcctcAGTTAGACTTCAAGAAGAATGAGCTCACAAAACGCTACCGCTGTCTCGAGGAAATCTACGAGGCCTACCAGCTCCGCAAGTCTACATTAG AGCACACGTCTGGGAACAGCTCGTTGGATATATTGCTCGCGCTGCTGCAGGCAGAAGGGGCCAAGATCGAAGAGGAAACTGAG AACATGGCAGATTCCTTCTTGGATGGAAACATTTCTTTGGATGCCTTTACTGATGAGTATCAGAGCAAGAGGAAGTTGGCCCATTTGCGGCGTGTGAAAATAGACAAGCTCCACGAGCTGGTGCTGAAGGGGCCGTCGCTGCCCCTGCCCGCGGTTCCATCCTCTCGCCCTCCAGAGCTGCCCGCCAAGCCCTCCCCCTTGCACAAGGAGCCCAACTCCAGCAACAGCAGCTCCCCGGTGCCCCAGCCCAGACGGGCCCCTCCGCCCCCACCCCTCAGAACTCCACCTGCCCTCCCCGCTACAGCCCCCCAGCCCACCCTAGTGTTCTCCTACCCTGCCCCCTCCTACCCACCCATCCCCCCCAGAATGGGCCAGCCTGTGCCCATTTTTAATCAGGGTTACCCCCAACAAGCGTTCGCGCCCCAGTACCCGCCTGCATTGCCCCAGAGGCCCCCACCTCGAGTGGCCCCGCACCCTGGCTTCATCATTCAGTGA